The Macaca nemestrina isolate mMacNem1 chromosome 17, mMacNem.hap1, whole genome shotgun sequence genome contains the following window.
aaggaaaacaggGAGAGAACAGTCACCAAGTCACCAGATCCAAGAAGCACATGatcaatgttcttttttttttttttttttttttttttttttttttgagcctgtcgcccaggctggagtgcaatggtatggatctcggctcactgcaagttccacttcccgggttcacgcccttctcctgcctcagcctcccaagtagctgggactacaggcgcccgtcaccatgcccaactaattttttgcatttttagtagagatggggtttcactgtcttcgtcaggatggtcttgatcaatGTTTTACTCACACTATTTCCGGGCCAAAGCCAAATGGTGGCTCAGCTAACATGACACTCTATACGGCTACAGTGATGTGCAGACGCCACAGGGGATGACCTGGTTCTGCCTCAGTCCTGACTTCCTGGAGAGACGGGCACCAGGGAAGGAGAAGCCTCGTCCTCCAGAACAGAGGCAGCAGCTCCAGCAGCCCCAGGAGCCCCAGCCACAGCCAGAAGCAGCggtttttcatttaaaacattctaCGGTTTGtgctctctgcctcccagcctgaGCAGAGCCTGGGTGAGCCTGGGAAAGGAAACCAGAGCTGAGCTGCAAGGGGGGTGCTGCAAGGAGGGAGCCCCAGCAGGAAGGCGCTGCAAGGTGCCCCCTATTCCCAACTCCCATGTCTGGAGCAGCCCGGGAGAAGGCCTGCCTCCATCTGCCAGGAGAAAGTCTGTCTGAAGTCATGGGCTTCTATCCCCTCTCCACCAAAGCCGTCCTAGGGCTAGAGGGTTAAAGAAGAGGAAGGTCAGGACTACAGCTGGGCCACAGCCTCACTCAGAGCTTCCCAGGGGCCAgtccctcccctctcctgggGAACCTTGCTCTCACCACCAACATACTTTACACATCATATCACTTGCTCCTCTGCCAAAGGCTGGGCCCATTCGTGCCACGTGTTATTTGGGCTGGAGGGACTCTTTGTTTGAATTCAGCAGCCATCGTGGCCTTTCCAGGCCTGTCCCTGAGGCCCCCCCAGTTTCCCCTGGCCTTGCCCCAGGCATCTGCTGCCGGGAGGATGGGTCCTCCTGTCTCGCTTCTTTAAAGACCTGTGCTCTGAGACCAGGACTGACCACCCAAAGTCCCACCCAAAGCCTTCTGCACTGAAGGGGGCAACAGAGACACGGGAGCTACACACAATGAACTGGTCTATAGCAGCAGAGAAAGGAGAAGCAGAGGAGGCAGAGACCTGACCCCAGAAAGCAGCACTCAAATAGACGCAGCTGCGCCCACCCACCCGCCTGCTGCCAGAGCCACTCTCTGGAGCCTGCAATCCTGAAGATGCCTTAGCAGGAGTGGGCAAGAAGACACCCCGTGAACCCCCAGGGCCGGCCCAGTGCATCACTGGGAGCCGGGGCTGTCTCCCTCCGTCAGCGTCTTGAAGTCCATGGAGAGGGCCTGCTCTTCGGCCTGGGAAGGCCGCTTCCAGTCAGCCCGAGTCAAGATATAGAGCACCGCCCCACCGAAGCAGGCCAGCAGCAGGCCCAGCACATTGGCCAGGACGCCCTCGGGCTCAAACGCACTGTACTTGTCCCTGCAGGggtgagaggaagggagaagctgCCCAAGAGGTCACAGGCCAAATGCCCGTATCCTGGGCCTTAAAGATGTCATAGGGATTCCAGCACCAGCCCCTGCCTCCCTACCCTACCCAAAGAGAAcgaccaccccccacccccaacagcaATCTCCAGCAATCTCTAATGTAAAACCAGCAATCTCTAATGTAAAAATCTGTATCAATACTCTAGTTCTAAGCAGTTCTCCTGCAGATCCTGCTACGTGATGGGAATAAATAGGGTGCCCATAGCCCAGAAGTttcttggaaaggaaaaaatcaagaaagctaACCAAAGCCAAGCCCCATGCACCCAATTCTTAGCAAGCATAACTACAGCCACCCGTTGTGAGGCCACAAGAGACGGCTCAGGAAGCCACAGCTGGGGAAGCCGAGGGCAGGGTGAGGTCTGTGCAGGGGTGGCCCAGGCCTGCCCCCTCCCACCCAGGACACTCACCCGAGGTTGAACAGCAGTGCCTCCTTCAGGCCCAGCAGGGCAGTGCCCACGGAAAGCAGAAAGATGGTGGCACCAAAGAAGATGTGCTGTGGCCGGTAGCGGCTCCGCAGGGAGAACGGAGCTCCGGGGAACAGGAAGAAGCTGAAGCCCACCAGCCACTAGGAGGAAAGAAGGTGGTTCTGGGACAGGGCGGCCGGCAACCCCAGCAGCCGAGGTCAGCCCAGGCCCACGCCCACGCGCCCACATGGCGACTGCGAGCCCCTCAGCCCTGCCTGGTTTCCTCCCTCCTCAGCACGGTGGTGGGAGGAGTACTAAGTGCTTAGGGACAAGGGACCCGTCCCCCAGCACTTGAGGCCTTGGCACACTCGCAGATTGGGAAAGCTGGGCTTGTGGCCAAACACGCTGAGTCAGCCATGGGGCGCCTGGGAGCTGGGCACCCTTGGCCGCCAATCCTAGCTTTGCACCCACACAGGCCTGGGAAGACAGCTCTCTCACCTGCACACACCCCAGAAAACAGGCCCTTCCATGAGGCACGTTTCAGCCCagctcccctgcccctcccacctccctggtAGGTGGCCACAGGCCCTGGGCGCTGGAAGAGCTCACCTGCACAAAGTACAGGCCAAAGACAAGGATCCCGCACCAGCTGTGCAGGCTGTACAGGTCCGCGTAGCCCTTCTTCCTGTGGTAGTCGAACACCGCGACCAAGCCTGGGCCAGAGATAGGTCATGTGAGGACAGGGTTAGACGTGGAAAAGGAAGGGATAAGACGACCCAAGGAACCAGCTAGCAGGGACTTCTGGGCTTTAGTACCAGTTCAATGGCTGCCAGCACCCAGTGGCCCTGCAGGGGATGTTTGGGATGGGGGCGGGCCCATCACGGCTCCGGGGAGGGAACAGAGCAGGTAAAGCGGCTGTTTGCCATACCTGAAGAGACAGGCAGGGGGCGGGGAAGGCTGCGCCCAGGAACTCACCAACCAGGGCGATGACGAGCGCAAAGACGTGCAGCAGCCCATGCAGGACCTTGGTGGTGCgtttggcttcatttctgaagaCACGGTAAACCAGTAGGGCTGTGAGAGGTGAGAGAGGGAACGTGAGTGCATCCGCCTGCAGTGAGGCCTCCTGCCCCCGCAGCAAGGAGGCACCTTGGTGGCGAGGTGATGTGAGCTGACAGCTTGCAGCAGGAGCCTAGCTGCAGGAACTGGAGGAGAAAGCCAGGTTCCCTGGGGACCCTGGGCAGCTCCTGGCCTTCTCTGAGGGCACCTAAGGCTGTATGCACCTTAACACTCCTCCCCCACCCTCCAACCTCCCCCAACTGTGCACACTCAAAGAGGGCAGGGCGGGAGACTGTACCACAGTCCCCACCACCAGGAGAGGCAGTGAAGGCGGCGCCTCTGCCCTCGTCCCCACCTAAAGGAGCTGCCCGGCCCAGCAgacaccccaccccacccatctTCTTGTCAGGTGTCCTGCAAATTCCAGGCTGTGTTTGAGGTCCACTGTTGGTCACACTGAGGCAACAAGCAGCCTGAGTTGACCTGTTAGCCACGTGGCTCCTCACACAGGCCCCCACCTAAGCCTGGGCAGATCATCCCACTCTGGCTCCCAAGCAGAACCTTGTGATCCCAGCCTGATCTCCCACTTCCAGAAGAGGTGGGCAAGGCCAGGTCACGTGAGGAGCGCCTCTTAGCTTTCTGCTGCTCAGGGGTGGCTGTCACCAGGACCACCTCTAGGAAGAGCCGGTCAACCAGATGCAGATTAGGCTTCCAGGATACCTGGCCTGGAGGCAGGTGGAGGCCAAGCACTGCCTTGCTCCTGCCCCAGGGGGAGGCCTCTAGCTCTGCCAAGTCCAAGACCAACAACACATAGGCGCGTGCGCACACACGCATACAAACTCTCACATGTGCTTACTTTTTTTCCCTCAGTTCAAACCACCCCTGCAGCAGGGCCTGGTTCGGGGCCCCATTCCTTTCCCTCTGCGGCATGAAGCGCCTGCCTTGGACGCTGTGCGTGGAAACGAGGTGAAAATGCTGGGCCAGGCTGGAGAGGAGCTGCCACCCACCAACCTCAGAGCCTG
Protein-coding sequences here:
- the LOC105483047 gene encoding transmembrane ascorbate-dependent reductase CYB561 isoform X2; the encoded protein is MEGGSAASTPAALPYYVAFSQLLGLTLVAMTGAWLGLYRGGIAWESDLQFNAHPLCMVIGLVFLQGDALLVYRVFRNEAKRTTKVLHGLLHVFALVIALVGLVAVFDYHRKKGYADLYSLHSWCGILVFGLYFVQWLVGFSFFLFPGAPFSLRSRYRPQHIFFGATIFLLSVGTALLGLKEALLFNLGDKYSAFEPEGVLANVLGLLLACFGGAVLYILTRADWKRPSQAEEQALSMDFKTLTEGDSPGSQ
- the LOC105483047 gene encoding transmembrane ascorbate-dependent reductase CYB561 isoform X1; its protein translation is MSSVCLSMEGGSAASTPAALPYYVAFSQLLGLTLVAMTGAWLGLYRGGIAWESDLQFNAHPLCMVIGLVFLQGDALLVYRVFRNEAKRTTKVLHGLLHVFALVIALVGLVAVFDYHRKKGYADLYSLHSWCGILVFGLYFVQWLVGFSFFLFPGAPFSLRSRYRPQHIFFGATIFLLSVGTALLGLKEALLFNLGDKYSAFEPEGVLANVLGLLLACFGGAVLYILTRADWKRPSQAEEQALSMDFKTLTEGDSPGSQ